One window of Nymphaea colorata isolate Beijing-Zhang1983 chromosome 1, ASM883128v2, whole genome shotgun sequence genomic DNA carries:
- the LOC116262213 gene encoding proton pump-interactor 1-like isoform X2 produces the protein MAVEILAAEYTQGQLEATDMEATKANEFEDGKVVSSPAFEEQTKLGPVDGPVGASSSANGEKDVSADKFPKDAADEWPAQKEIHTFYFVKFRYYEDPKLKGKMEAAEKELQKRMQARYQLTELLKAKKTERFQIIDKLKPLSSQRKEFRKTLDEKRKEMEPLQAALGKLRNASSINREKGVGLCSSEEELNERIQSLQYRIQHESNTLAEEKQLLKEIKQLEGTREKVIAHVAMQAKIQDSYGQKEVIQDHVKLIGGDMDEVRKEQQSVDAKIKHHEEDLKAIDKEISSLQEELNTATERKGKAYASVLELRKQRDEGNASYFQYRSLQTKFRELAAKKDKAALEEISHTETEKFMALWNSSKKVRDDYEKKLLPSLDSRQLSRDGRMRNPDEKPLVSEEPALAETATAPAKGSTRHSKDDTRAPSEHETPSANKVQRQKEENKKSKEPEVAAKERTLQEPEIVSAVETHKVSRENEVDAAKLKELKRQEEIAKAKLALERKKKLAEKAAAKAAARAQKDAEKKLQEREKKARKKAGAVVNAESDDTSEEPEATTAEDAEEKVEVPAPPKDNTPKETVRFRGRTKGPKPVPKSILKKKQASSYWLWVVPSVILALVLLALVLFYFLQKEPKN, from the exons ATGGCTGTGGAAATATTGGCAGCTGAGTACACACAGGGGCAGTTAGAGGCAACTGACATGGAAGCCACAAAGGCTAATGAATTTGAAGATGGCAAAGTAGTTTCCTCTCCAGCATTTGAAGAACAAACAAAACTTGGTCCAGTTGATGGTCCAGTAGGAGCAAGTTCATCGgcaaatggagaaaaagatGTTTCAGCTGACAAATTCCCAAAGGATGCTGCTGATGAGTGGCCTGCTCAAAAGGAAATCCATACATTTTACTTTGTCAAGTTTCGGTACTACGAAGATCCAAAGTTAAAAGGAAAGATGGAAGCCGCTGAAAAAGAACTTCAGAAGAGAATGCAAGCTCGATACCAGCTCACCGAGTTATTAAAAGCCAAAAAG ACAGAGAGGTTTCAGATAATTGATAAATTGAAACCCTTATCATCTCAAAGAAAAGAGTTTAGGAAGACTTTGgacgagaaaagaaaagaaatggagccTCTTCAGGCGGCTCTAGGGAAGTTACGCAATGCAAGCAGCATCAATAGAGAGAAAGGTGTTGGCTTATGTTCCTCGGAGGAAGAGCTAAATGAACGC ATACAAAGTTTGCAATACCGTATTCAACATGAAAGCAACACGTTGGCTGAAGAGAAGCAGTTGCTTAAAGAAATTAAGCAGCTGGAAGGGACACGGGAAAAAGTTATTGCTCATGTTGCCATGCAAGCAAAAATTCAGGACTCTTATGGTCAGAAGGAAGTCATCCAGGACCATGTCAAA CTCATAGGTGGTGACATGGATGAAGtaagaaaagaacaacaatCAGTTGATGCGAAAATCAAGCATCATGAGGAAGATTTGAAGGCCATAGACAAAGAGATCAGTTCATTGCAGGAGGAACTTAACACTGCAACTGAAAGAAAGGGCAAAGCATATGCATCTGTTCTTGAGCTCAGAAAACAACGTGATGAAGGG AATGCATCCTACTTCCAATATCGATCACTTCAAACAAAGTTTAGAGAGCTGGCTGCAAAGAAAGATAAAGCAGCACTGGAGGAGATTTCACACACTGAG ACCGAGAAATTCATGGCACTGTGGAATAGCAGCAAAAAAGTGAGAGATGATTATGAAAAAAAGCTTTTGCCATCACTGGACAGCAGGCAGTTGAGTAGAGATGGTCGAATGAGAAACCCTGATGAGAAACCATTGGTATCAGAAGAACCAGCATTGGCTGAAACAGCCACTGCACCGGCAAAAGGCAGCACAAGACATTCTAAAGATGACACTCGTGCTCCCTCAGAACATGAAACTCCAAGTGCAAACAAGGTCCAAAggcagaaagaagaaaataaaaagtcaaaGGAACCAGAGGTGGCAGCAAAAGAGAGGACCTTGCAGGAACCAGAAATTGTCTCTGCAGTAGAAACACACAAGGTTTCCAGAGAAAATGAAGTGGACGCTGCAAAACTGAAGGAGCTGAAGAGACAGGAGGAGATTGCAAAAGCTAAGTTGGCActtgaaaggaagaagaaactaGCCGAGAAGGCAGCAGCCAAGGCTGCAGCCAGAGCACAGAAGGACGCTGAGAAGAAGC TCCAGGAACGTGAGAAGAAGGCCAGGAAAAAGGCTGGTGCAGTGGTGAATGCGGAAAGTGACGACACCTCTGAGGAACCTGAGGCTACTACTGCAGAAGATGCCGAGGAGAAGGTGGAGGTTCCAGCTCCACCAAAGGACAACACACCAAAGGAAACTGTGAGGTTCCGGGGCCGCACTAAAGGCCCAAAACCTGTACCAAAGTCCATCTTGAAGAAGAAGCAAGCAAGCTCATACTGGTTATGGGTTGTGCCCTCTGTTATCTTGGCCCTGGTGCTTCTGGCTCTggtacttttttattttcttcagaaAGAGCCCAAGAATTAG
- the LOC116262213 gene encoding proton pump-interactor 1-like isoform X1 translates to MAVEILAAEYTQGQLEATDMEATKANEFEDGKVVSSPAFEEQTKLGPVDGPVGASSSANGEKDVSADKFPKDAADEWPAQKEIHTFYFVKFRYYEDPKLKGKMEAAEKELQKRMQARYQLTELLKAKKTERFQIIDKLKPLSSQRKEFRKTLDEKRKEMEPLQAALGKLRNASSINREKGVGLCSSEEELNERIQSLQYRIQHESNTLAEEKQLLKEIKQLEGTREKVIAHVAMQAKIQDSYGQKEVIQDHVKLIGGDMDEVRKEQQSVDAKIKHHEEDLKAIDKEISSLQEELNTATERKGKAYASVLELRKQRDEGNASYFQYRSLQTKFRELAAKKDKAALEEISHTETEKFMALWNSSKKVRDDYEKKLLPSLDSRQLSRDGRMRNPDEKPLVSEEPALAETATAPAKGSTRHSKDDTRAPSEHETPSANKVQRQKEENKKSKEPEVAAKERTLQEPEIVSAVETHKVSRENEVDAAKLKELKRQEEIAKAKLALERKKKLAEKAAAKAAARAQKDAEKKQKESSIFIFFNFSCFLFIEAILS, encoded by the exons ATGGCTGTGGAAATATTGGCAGCTGAGTACACACAGGGGCAGTTAGAGGCAACTGACATGGAAGCCACAAAGGCTAATGAATTTGAAGATGGCAAAGTAGTTTCCTCTCCAGCATTTGAAGAACAAACAAAACTTGGTCCAGTTGATGGTCCAGTAGGAGCAAGTTCATCGgcaaatggagaaaaagatGTTTCAGCTGACAAATTCCCAAAGGATGCTGCTGATGAGTGGCCTGCTCAAAAGGAAATCCATACATTTTACTTTGTCAAGTTTCGGTACTACGAAGATCCAAAGTTAAAAGGAAAGATGGAAGCCGCTGAAAAAGAACTTCAGAAGAGAATGCAAGCTCGATACCAGCTCACCGAGTTATTAAAAGCCAAAAAG ACAGAGAGGTTTCAGATAATTGATAAATTGAAACCCTTATCATCTCAAAGAAAAGAGTTTAGGAAGACTTTGgacgagaaaagaaaagaaatggagccTCTTCAGGCGGCTCTAGGGAAGTTACGCAATGCAAGCAGCATCAATAGAGAGAAAGGTGTTGGCTTATGTTCCTCGGAGGAAGAGCTAAATGAACGC ATACAAAGTTTGCAATACCGTATTCAACATGAAAGCAACACGTTGGCTGAAGAGAAGCAGTTGCTTAAAGAAATTAAGCAGCTGGAAGGGACACGGGAAAAAGTTATTGCTCATGTTGCCATGCAAGCAAAAATTCAGGACTCTTATGGTCAGAAGGAAGTCATCCAGGACCATGTCAAA CTCATAGGTGGTGACATGGATGAAGtaagaaaagaacaacaatCAGTTGATGCGAAAATCAAGCATCATGAGGAAGATTTGAAGGCCATAGACAAAGAGATCAGTTCATTGCAGGAGGAACTTAACACTGCAACTGAAAGAAAGGGCAAAGCATATGCATCTGTTCTTGAGCTCAGAAAACAACGTGATGAAGGG AATGCATCCTACTTCCAATATCGATCACTTCAAACAAAGTTTAGAGAGCTGGCTGCAAAGAAAGATAAAGCAGCACTGGAGGAGATTTCACACACTGAG ACCGAGAAATTCATGGCACTGTGGAATAGCAGCAAAAAAGTGAGAGATGATTATGAAAAAAAGCTTTTGCCATCACTGGACAGCAGGCAGTTGAGTAGAGATGGTCGAATGAGAAACCCTGATGAGAAACCATTGGTATCAGAAGAACCAGCATTGGCTGAAACAGCCACTGCACCGGCAAAAGGCAGCACAAGACATTCTAAAGATGACACTCGTGCTCCCTCAGAACATGAAACTCCAAGTGCAAACAAGGTCCAAAggcagaaagaagaaaataaaaagtcaaaGGAACCAGAGGTGGCAGCAAAAGAGAGGACCTTGCAGGAACCAGAAATTGTCTCTGCAGTAGAAACACACAAGGTTTCCAGAGAAAATGAAGTGGACGCTGCAAAACTGAAGGAGCTGAAGAGACAGGAGGAGATTGCAAAAGCTAAGTTGGCActtgaaaggaagaagaaactaGCCGAGAAGGCAGCAGCCAAGGCTGCAGCCAGAGCACAGAAGGACGCTGAGAAGAAGCAGAAGGAAAGtagcatttttattttctttaacttttcttgctttttgtttATCGAGGCCATTTTGTCTTGA
- the LOC116245086 gene encoding serine/threonine/tyrosine-protein kinase HT1-like: MGDHSYSSWVRRQKYSHTVCHRLDPSRIPSFPISLKPEYSFLATVKPVNSVSSVHQSKKADATVSLPKFVDVPEKEQRSHAPAKSRALSPLPQTMLSDEFKEARSECKRFSTPTSRRERDKSFINRLFSRDLHNHNLTDPTQMLASSKKFHDKTKPRRESSWSKYFDNAGGRVTALETTDEWTVDLSKLFLGYRFASGAYSKLYYGLYKDQPVAVKVVRQPDDDENGDMTARLEKQFNREVTLLSHLHHKNVIQLVAACRKPPVFCVVTEYLSGGSLRAYLHKLRPGRLCLQKQVAFALDIARGMEYLHSQGVMHRDLKPENMLLDQDLHVKVADFGIACEEAYCDTLAEDPGTYRWMAPEMIKHKPYGRKVDVYSFGLVLWEMAAGAIPYEDMTPIQAAFAVVNKNARPPIPSTCPPPLQALIEQCWSLHPEKRPEFWQIVKVLEQFESSIERDGTLNLVQNSTCRDQKKRLSRWISKLTLDNRINSSVRK; this comes from the exons ATGGGTGATCACAGTTACAGTTCTTGGGTTAGGCGGCAGAAATACTCACATACTGTGTGTCACAGATTGGATCCTTCTAGGATTCCATCTTTCCCGATTTCTCTCAAGCCTGAGTATTCTTTTCTTGCAACCGTGAAACCAGTGAACTCTGTTTCCAGTGTCCATCAGTCCAAGAAAGCAGATGCCACAGTTAGTTTGCCTAAGTTTGTAGATGTTCcagagaaagaacaaagaagtcATGCACCAGCCAAATCAAGAGCGTTGTCTCCCCTTCCTCAGACTATGCTCTCGGATGAATTTAAGGAGGCAAGATCAGAATGTAAAAGGTTTTCAACTCCAACTTCAAGAAGGGAAAGGGATAAAAGTTTCATCAACAGATTGTTTTCCAGGGATCTTCACAATCATAATTTGACTGATCCAACGCAGATGCTTGCATCATCTAAAAAATTCCATGACAAAACAAAGCCTCGGAGGGAGAGCTCATGGTCCAAGTACTTTGATAATGCCGGAGGAAGAGTTACTGCTTTAGAAACAACTGATGAATGGACTGTCGATCTTTCGAAATTATTTCTGGGTTACAGATTTGCCTCTGGTGCTTACAGCAAACTATATTATGGACTTTACAAGGATCAACCTGTGGCTGTGAAGGTTGTCCGACAACCTGATGATGACGAAAATGGGGACATGACTGCTAGGTTGGAAAAGCAGTTCAATAGGGAGGTTACTCTCCTCTCTCATCTCCACCATAAAAATGTAATACAG ttaGTGGCTGCATGTAGAAAACCACCGGTTTTCTGCGTTGTCACGGAGTACTTGTCTGGAGGATCTCTAAGGGCATATCTGCACAAACTAAGACCAGGGCGCCTTTGTCTTCAGAAACAAGTTGCATTTGCTCTTGATATTGCTAGAGGAATGGAGTACCTCCATTCCCAGGGGGTTATGCATAGAGACCTTAAACCTGAGAACATGCTTCTTGATCAAGATCTTCACGTCAAAGTTGCTGATTTTGGAATAGCTTGTGAAGAGGCATACTGTGATACTCTAGCTGAAGATCCAGGAACGTATCGTTGGATGGCACCTGAGATGATCAAACACAAACCTTATGGGCGTAAGGTGGATGTGTATAGCTTTGGTCTTGTATTGTGGGAGATGGCTGCTGGGGCTATTCCTTACGAGGACATGACACCAATTCAGGCAGCATTTGCAGTGGTGAACAAG AATGCGAGGCCTCCTATACCTTCGACTTGCCCGCCTCCCCTTCAAGCTTTGATCGAGCAGTGTTGGTCATTGCATCCCGAAAAGAGGCCAGAGTTCTGGCAGATTGTGAAGGTCTTGGAACAGTTTGAATCTTCTATAGAACGCGACGGGACACTCAACTTGGTCCAAAATTCTACCTGCCGTGACCAGAAGAAACGGCTCAGCCGCTGGATTTCAAAGCTTACCTTGGATAACCGTATCAATTCATCTGTCCGCAAGTGA
- the LOC116245439 gene encoding beta-glucuronosyltransferase GlcAT14A-like, whose protein sequence is MWAIYTGPKSFNIEKKWVLPIVISLSFLFSLLVVAFNLGMLSSSQPIFSILSLKSSSNQTDSSLINPNATFPPPPDAPRIPRLAYLISGSKGDLDRLWRTLLALYHPLNQYVVHLDLEAPVEERLALATRVESNPIFSEVGNVHVIKKANMVTYRGPTMVSNTLHACAILLRQEKNWDWFINLSASDYPLVTQDDLLSIFTSLPRNLNFIEHTSNLGWKNAKRGRPLIVDPGLYMSTKSDIFWAKQNRELPTAFKLFTGSAWMALSRSFVEFCIWGWDNLPRTLLMYYTNFVSSPEGYFQTVICNSPEFQRTVVNHDLHYISWDNPPRQHPHSLTLNDTGNMVSSKAPFARKFKRNDPVLDSIDSLFLNRKNNSFTYGGWCAGNPPCSEVGDRTNLSPGPGARRLAKLMDRIVNSPYFNESQCK, encoded by the exons ATGTGGGCGATTTATACAGGACCTAAGTCTTTTAACATAGAAAAGAAATGGGTACTTCCTATTGTCATAAGTTTAAGCTTCCTGTTTTCCCTGCTTGTCGTTGCTTTTAACTTGGGGATGCTTTCCTCGTCACaaccaattttttcaattttatcattaaaaTCGAGTTCCAATCAAACAGATTCTAGTCTCATAAATCCAAACGCTACATTCCCTCCCCCACCTGATGCACCTCGAATTCCTAGACTAGCTTACTTAATATCTGGCTCTAAAGGTGATTTGGATAGACTGTGGAGAACTCTGCTTGCATTATATCATCCCTTAAATCAATATGTTGTTCATCTGGACCTAGAAGCACCGGTTGAAGAGAGATTGGCACTTGCAACCCGTGTTGAGAGTAACCCAATTTTTTCAGAAGTGGGTAATGTTCATGTCATCAAGAAGGCAAACATGGTCACCTATAGAGGTCCCACAATGGTCTCTAATACACTGCATGCCTGTGCCATTCTTCTTAGACAGGAGAAAAACTGGGACTGGTTCATAAACCTCAGTGCCTCGGACTATCCACTTGTTACACAAGATG ATCTTCTGTCTATATTCACATCTTTGCCGAGAAACTTGAACTTCATAGAACATACTAGCAATCTCGGATGGAAAAA TGCCAAAAGAGGAAGGCCACTAATTGTTGATCCTGGGCTATACATGTCAACTAAATCCGATATTTTctgggcaaaacagaatagagaaCTCCCCACagcatttaagttatttacag GTTCTGCGTGGATGGCTTTGTCACGCTCATTTGTTGAATTCTGTATTTGGGGTTGGGACAACCTCCCCAGAACACTCCTCATGTACTATACCAACTTCGTTTCCTCTCCTGAAGGCTACTTTCAGACCGTGATCTGCAACTCCCCTGAATTCCAGAGAACAGTTGTCAACCACGATCTTCACTACATTTCTTGGGACAATCCACCGAGACAACATCCGCATTCGCTTACACTCAATGATACTGGAAACATGGTCTCCAGCAAAGCTCCTTTTGCTAGAAAATTTAAGAGAAATGACCCCGTACTTGACAGCATTGATAGTTTATTTCTCAACAGGAAAAATAATAGTTTCACATATGGTGGCTGGTGTGCTGGCAACCCGCCCTGTAGTGAAGTGGGTGATAGAACTAACTTAAGCCCCGGCCCTGGTGCTCGCCGGCTTGCTAAACTAATGGATAGAATTGTTAATTCCCCTTATTTCAATGAGAGCCAGTGTAAATAA